Part of the Ornithinimicrobium flavum genome, AGTCCTCCACCGTCATCCCGGGGTGGCGGGCGGTGAGCAGCGGCACCATGGTGCGGGACTGCTCGGCGGCCGCGAGCTCGTCCGCGATCGCCGCGATGGTCGCCTCCGGCAGCGGCGTCACAGCTGGTGCCCCAGCTTGTACTCGCCCTGCTTCCAGCTCGGCAGGGCGTCGGCGTCGTCCTCCGGGCGCGTGTAGGAGAAGCCGTCGGCGCCGATGGTGACCTCCATCTCGCTGTCGTCGGTGCGCTCCTGCACCGGCTGGGGGTTGCCGTCCAGGTCGAGCACCAGCGAGGCCTCGGTGTACCAGGAGGGGACCACCGGGTTGCCCCACCAGTCACGGCGCTGGTTGTCGTGGACGTCCCAGGTGACGACCGGGTTGTCCGGGTCGCCGGTGTAGTAGTCCTGGGTGTAGATCTCCACCCGGTGGCCGTCCGGGTCGCGCAGGTAGAGGTAGAAGGCGTTCGACACCCCGTGCCGGCCCGGTCCGCGCTCGATGCGGTCGGACATCCGCAGCGCGCCGAGCTTGTCGCAGATCGCGATGATGTTGTGCTTCTCGTGCGTCGCGAAGGCGACGTGGTGCATGCGCGGCCCGTCGCCCCCGGTCATCGCGGTGTCGTGCACGGTGGGCTTGCGCCGCATCCACGCGGCGTAGGTGGTGCCGGCCTCGTCCTGGATGTCCTCGGTGACGCGGAAGCCCAGGTCCTCCATGTGGGCGACCGCCCGCGGCACGTCCGGGGTGACCTGGTTGAAGTGGTCCAGCCGGACCAGTGCACCGGGGGTGTGCAGGTCGTAGCGCCACGCGAGCCGCTCGACGTGCTCGACGTCGTGGAAGAACTCGTAGGGGAAGCCGAGCGGGTCCTCGACCCTGACGGAGTCGCCGATACCGCGGGTGAACCCCTCGCGGCGGCGCTCGACGCGGCAGCCCAGCTCGGTGTAGAAGGCCTCCGTCTTGTCCAGGTCCTCGGGGGTGCGCACGCGGTAGGAGAAGGCGGCGACGGCCGCGACCGGGCCCTTGCGCAGCACGAGGTTGTGGTGGATGAACTCCTCCAGGCTGCGCAGGTGGACGGTCTCCTCGTCCTCCTCGGTCACGACGAGGTCGAGGACGTCGACGTAGAAGTTGCGCGAGGCCTCCAGGTCGGTCACCACGAGCTCCATGTAGGCGCAGCGCAGCACGTCCGGCGGCTCGGCGGTCGGGGTGGGGATCGGTGAGGTGGGGGTGCGGGGAGTGGTGCTCACGTCAGCGTCCTTGCGTGCGGTGGGGTGTCTCAGCGGGGGTCGGCCGGGTGCGGCGGGTCGGCCTTGCCGAAGGTCGGGTTGTGGACCGTGCCGAGCGTGATGTGCACGGCCTGCTGGTCGGTGTAGAAGTCGATCGAGCGGTAGCCGCCCTCGTGGCCCAGGCCGGAGGCCTTCACCCCGCCGAAGGGGGTGCGCAGGTCACGCACGTTGTTGCTGTTGAGCCAGACCATGCCCGCCTCGACCGCCTGGGAGAAGGTGTGCGCGCGCCTGAGGTCGTTGGTCCAGATGTAGGCGGCCAGGCCGTAGCGGACGCCGTTGGCGAGCTCCAGGGCCTCCTCGTCGGTGTCGAAGGGGGTGATCGCGACGACCGGGCCGAAGATCTCCTCCTGGAAGATCCGGGCGTCCGACGGCACGTCGGCGAAGACGGTCGGGCGGACGTAGTTGCCCGTGGGGAGGCCGTCGGGGCGGCCGCCGCCGGCGACGAGGCGGGCCTCCTGCTTGCCG contains:
- the hpaD gene encoding 3,4-dihydroxyphenylacetate 2,3-dioxygenase, yielding MSTTPRTPTSPIPTPTAEPPDVLRCAYMELVVTDLEASRNFYVDVLDLVVTEEDEETVHLRSLEEFIHHNLVLRKGPVAAVAAFSYRVRTPEDLDKTEAFYTELGCRVERRREGFTRGIGDSVRVEDPLGFPYEFFHDVEHVERLAWRYDLHTPGALVRLDHFNQVTPDVPRAVAHMEDLGFRVTEDIQDEAGTTYAAWMRRKPTVHDTAMTGGDGPRMHHVAFATHEKHNIIAICDKLGALRMSDRIERGPGRHGVSNAFYLYLRDPDGHRVEIYTQDYYTGDPDNPVVTWDVHDNQRRDWWGNPVVPSWYTEASLVLDLDGNPQPVQERTDDSEMEVTIGADGFSYTRPEDDADALPSWKQGEYKLGHQL